TGCAGACTAAAATCCAGCTTTGTTCAAAGTTTCCTGTGGCCTTTCTTATTAACTGCAAAAAAAGCTAAAGACTTAGTTATCATTCTTCTGAATTCCTCTAGGAGTATTATAAATCAATGCCAGATTTTTACACTAGTAGCAAACCACAGAAGACAGTGGTGTTGGCTGATAAAAATATCTTCCTCTGCCTTcaaaaaaatgctctttaaaCCACTACATTTTTTCCAGTGCAGGAAATTCTTTTGACTTCCAAACTGAGCAATATTTACACCTGAACATCTATTCAGAGCTGATAAATCACTTTTTTCATTACTATTGTTTTGACCATACTTTAACAGGCACGTGTCTCGGTTTGATCTTCCAAAAGCCCTAGAACTTACCCTCTACCAACAAGAAGACATAAAGAAAAGTCACAGGCCGTGACAGGTCTGATTTATTTAGAATAAACGGCACCTCGTCTGTTCGGATGCCGCACCGTAACGATCACGGTATACCCCTCCGACCGCGTGCGGGCCTTCGTGCTTTTCCGCGCGGTGTAGGCAGAAGGCTTCACCACCGCAGCTAGCCCAGGCGAGCAGCCCAGGCACGGGCGAGGAGCGCCCAGGAGAACAGGACCGCTGCGCCCGGCTGCCGCCCCCGCGGGCTGAGCCCCCCGCCGCACCGGGCCCTCCCCAGCGCCCCAGGCGCCCCCAGCGGTGGCTCCGgtgcggcggcggccgccccctcccccgcgggCTCACCTCGGCGGCCGGGATGTTCACCACACCTGTCgacctcctcttctccctcagcttcctcttctcgatctgccccttccccttcctggcGCTGGGGCCCGAGCTCTTTCCCTTGGCGGCCAGCTTCTCCTCGCCCTCGggggagcccggcgcggcggcgggagggggcttggcggccggctcagccccccggcccgcggcgagggccggcggcggctccttggcgggggcggcccggcccaaGGCGGCGCTGGAGAGGCTGACGCAGTTgacggccccgccggcggggggcgCCGCGCGGTCgggcggcacggccgggccgCCGGGGGGCAGGTTGTTGTTCAGCTCGGCGGCGGAGGCGCCCCCCGCCGGCCTGGCCTCACCCCCGGCGGctgcccccggggccggcggcgcctGCTTCGCCCGCATCTTTTCCCGCTTGGCCTTCCACTCCTCCAGAAAGTCCGTGGTGCTGCCCCCGGCGCTGCGGTAGCCGCCGGTCGCCATGTTCCCGGCAGGCTGGACGCCGAGAGCgccccaccagcacctctgccgccgcccgccctgaGGCGGCTCTGCTGCCGCCCGGAGAGGAGAggtcccggcggggcgggcgggagacACGGGGGCGGGGAGAGCGACTCGGAGAAGCGCAAACACCCTGGAGAGAAACAAAAGGGGAGACGTGAACCGTCCCGCAGCGCTGCCCGTCCTCGTCCCGCCGCCCCGCCAACTCCCCAGgaagccccccggcccccggggacGGGTCTCCATCACCGCCCGCCCTCGCCCGCCGGGCTCCCGCGGctcgcgccgcccggccccggcgcagcACCCCGCGCCCGCCGGAGCTCCCCTCACCCCtcggcgcggggccgcccggggaTGCCCGCCTTCCCCGCTCGCCGACGCCCCGGCACCCGGCCGCCCGCTGCGACCACGACGACCGCGAAGCGCCGTCCCTCGGCCCCGGGGCCGGAGCGTGTACCATCCCCCCGACGCCCGCTTGCCTGCCGGGGGACCGTGttcccgcgcggggcggggcggaggcggtCGGCGCTCACctcccgcccggcggggccgcggctcaGGCGCTCCCCAGCGCCGGCGGCACCAGGTGAGCGGCACCGCCTCCCGCCGTCCCGGAAGGAGCGGCGCGGCCCCgagctccccctccctccctcccccttccccatcgCGGCGCGGACAGAGCCGAAGCCAGGGCGGAAACTGCCGAGATGGCCTCAACAATGGGGTGAGGGCGGGgaggccccgcccggcccggtgcGCTGCGCGCCGCGACCTGACCGCGCCGGGTGTCAGCCCGCCGCggggtcccgccgccccgccacctgccccgggcagcgccggcacGGGAGGGGACACGGACCCCGGTGCTCTCGACGAGCGGCAACGCGGGCGGGAGGGGGCGAGGGGCGCCGCGGCCGCGtgaggagcggagcggagcgggacgCCGCCaaccgccgcccgcccgcctcagGCCGCGCTGCCGCTTCACCCGCAGCTTTAACGGGCGGGGGCTGCCAGATCCCAGCCACGGGGGTCCGGAGGAGGCGGTCTGGTGTCACTCGCCCCCACGGCCCGCGGGGGGCTCCGCCAAGCCCGCCCCGCACCTGCCGGAACGTCTCCGGTGACGGGGGCTGAGGAGCCCGCCGCGCCCTGCCGGCATACCCGGCGTGGGGCCGCCTAACCGCGGGGCAGGTGCCCGGGGGTCGGCCCTCGGGCAGTCCGgctccccggcaccgccggcGGCTGTCACCAGCGACAAGGCAAGAAGCCGTGTGTAAAGCCCGGCTTGGTCAAGCTTCGGCTTCGGCTGTCATTAGGGAGACGCCGCGCTGGGGACAGAAGCACCAGCTTGGCCTGAAAACGTGGTGGCTGCCGCTGCTCTCGCGTCGTCGTTTAACGGGGTCGATGCACGGTGGGAAGAGCCTGAAGTTAATTGCTCCCGCAGCATAataacttggtgtcgtctgcggCTCGGGTGGGCAGACCGAAGTTAGTCAGTGGAGTTCGCTCCCGCAGGCGGCAGGTTGGGAAAGAGCCTGTGCTTTCGTGATGTTACAAGAAACAAGGATGCAAGGAATTTCTGCCAGTCACACCGCAAGGGCTTGAAAGATGGCTCGTTTATAAGTAATACAGCCTTCAGTGGGGAAACCTAACCGGGAAAAAGGCACGTGCAGGGAATGTGATGGGAGTCTGCAGTATCCATTGAACAGTTTGTGTAGGTGATCAAAAGGGCTAAACCTGCATGGAAAACtcagcttttttggttttgctgaattCACTATGTCTTAATAGCACCCTGAAAATTGATCGTGGTATTTTTGGAAATCATTGCTTTCAATAGATTTGTGGCTTGCTTAATCCTGCTTTATAAGGGGTATGCTGAGGGAAGCGAAGGGGTGTATTGGTGCTACCTTTGCAGCAGGCTCAGGACAAGATACAAGCCTACGTCAGAGGCACAGGAAATCCATATAGCCTGGGCTTACGTACCCGGGCGCACCTTCTCCCCTTTTTAtcaccttttttctctctttcagattCAGTCCTGAATTTGTCCGCCTGGTTAATAAAAACCATTAGGAGTTCAGAATATAAACTTTGCAAaagtttttggtttctttttacagaaaaaaaaattatagacgCTGCAGATACAGATAAAAAATATCTAGCAAAATGGGGCGCCTAATATCTGGCACTGGATTCTCTGCACCTTACAGTATAAATAACAGGCTTAGTCCATGCAACTGCTTTCACCTTAGGTACATCTCTACCCCGTTCTCTTCCACCGCAGTGGGCACCGTCTCACCCTACCACAACCTTCTCTGCCCTTCTGGTGATCATTCATTTACTTGGACTGAAGTTCACTTAACTCATATCTGATTTCTGCTCTGGTttgggtttagggttttttttggtgcgGCAGTTGGTCTTGAAGGGGTGTTTAATTGTTTGTATATATGGAAGTTAAGGTATCGGGATCCTCCATGCAGACAAAACCTGTTATCTTTCAGGCTGAGGGAAAGTCCCCAAACAAAACAGGCTAGTTGTTCTGTGTTACATTGGAAAGCTGTAAATAGGCAGAAAAGTAGATGGTGAAAACATAGTTCTGTACTAGCTCTACTCTTTAATACTTGGCAATACAAAATTAGTAAAGTTGGTCATATTTGCAGATCAAGCGCTTAACAAAAATTTGACCTAACAAAAATATTGATTAAGCACTCTCCTGAAAAAAACATCCTTACCTGCACTCTTATCTGTAGAGTTTTTAAGTTAGAAAACTACTCAattgtatttttagaaaacacaGTTTAGGAAAAGGATCCTTCATCTGAattcttgtctgtctttctcattctgtaatttttttccctttatacgACGAAGAGCTTTTCCTGAGAGAATCATGTAACTGTGACAATACCAGTATTTCACCCCTCACTATTACACCCCATGAGCAGCACAGCTGGCcaaaaatgagggaaaagagATTAGAAAGTCGTTAGGTACAGTATGTTGTGTATATGGAGAAATATAGCAACATGCTTCAGTTCTTAGGATACCCTCAGTTCTCCGTcaccccagctctccccagctgcctgggcCCCTCTCTCTGTGGCAGTCCTTAGCAGCTAGCAAGGCTTAGCCGTGCTCGCCCCACTTCGCATCTTATCTGCCCACCTTTCTTATGTGTAGGAGGTGCCGTTGCCAGGCTTTAGCTGCATCTACCAttgctgttggattttttttttctctaatcttCTATAAAAAACATTGTGGAGGTTTTTTAAGTGCCAAAAAGGCTTTGTGTTTCTTACGGTCTGTTATATATTAACAGAAGTTATGTTGTGGTGAGTGAGGTTGGGCTTAAGTGCCCAATACAAAAATGCTGACTGTCAGATGTTTGCATCTCAATAAGGTTGTCTGTGCTGGAGAGCTTTCAGGGATAAAGTCCCAAATAGTTTAAGTATCACGCTGCATGTTTTCCTCTGCCACAATGGAGAACAGCTTAATAGCTTGCAAACATTTTTAGAACagcacttttctcttttcttaccaaaaaaatctTCAGGATATTCTTAAGGCCTAGAAATACAGTTCATTTTATTAGCTATGTTTAGCTAAGCTGGCATAGTGACAAGGGTCCCTAAGCCTTAAGATAttgttttttatatattcattattATGGAATGAGACTCTCCCCTAGAGGTAAAATTACCACCAGGATTGGGTAGGATGATCTTGAGCTCCTTCGCTAGGCAAAAAacaaacacttcatttttcagtttagAATAAAACCCATCATTTATTCTTAAAATCTTGAGGAAATGAAGTGCATTTTGGGGTTGGGCACTTTAAAGCTGGTTCCTTTGTAAAGGTTTGCAAGCTGTTTAagatttttgtaatttcttctaGAGATTCAACCAAATTATCCAACCTTATTAAGGTGTTCTGTGTACAAGTTTATCTGAGCTGTAAGCTTTTCTGAAGTGGCAGTTTTCAAgggctggaaaataaaatagcaaacacAATAACATATTATTGGCACAGGAGATTAAGGACAACATCCAAATTCCTGCCCAATGTCTGTTTGCTCGTTACTGTCGGGCTCCAAGCTTAGCAAACATTTGTTATACCCGTTGGTGCTGGTGTCCTCTCCACTGAAACATTCCCTCCTTCTCACACTCTTCAGCATCTCTGGAAGCTCTCCCCAAAGCCTCTGTTGAGATTACTGTATTTGCCTGCCTGTCTCTTCAACACGCATACTCTTCCTTCCGCTCTGGACTTCACCCGCCTCTGCCTGCCTTACCTGAACTTCCATGAACCTCTGTCTCTTAGTGTGCCTATCTACTGCTGCCCATATTGGATCCCCTTTGAAGTCCATTCAGTCAGCATTCTTCATGTTTCTTCCCCCCAATACAAACTTTTTCAGTCACATACTTGTTCTACCTGCTTTATCACTCTGGCTTTATTAAACTAGGTTTATTAAGCTCGCTCTGGTGCTGTCCCATTaaatcttccctctctgctgctttaaATTTCACCTGCTGGGTAATCCTCACACCCATCGCTGTACCCCAACTAACCTACCTACCTACTTATGTCTGCACTATCCTTCCATAAATGCTGTTGCTTAAAATTGCTATGACTCAGTGAAATCTTACTGCCATCTTTTTGTAGAAATACCTGTTCCTCTTTTTATCTATAAAATTCCAAAAACCTCTCTTTAAACCTTTCACATTAAATCTCTTACCGTACCTTCCCTTTAATCTTCCTGTAAAATCCCCACTTATGCTCCATGACATTTCTAACATCAAATCTCCACgtaaaagtaaaataatcctCAAACATAGCACTACTATCCCTCTTGACTCTTCCTTTTAACCTTTTCTTACTAATGCTTTCCAAGCCAATGCTTTGCTGTCCTGTGGCAATacttctctcctctctgcagccactCATGCTGCCCACATGCCTAGGATGAGACAAAACCTACTGAAACATACTTTGCAAGTGTCTTCCTCCTTGCACTCTTTTGTTATTCCCAGTTATATCACTAACAGAACGTTTAATATCTCTGTCAGAGACGGTCAAAAGAGTTTAAATAATTAGGTGGTGCTCCGTAGTCTTGACCATTGGCCTCTTTCCCATGACTTCAGAAGATTCACTTGTAGCAGATCCCAGTGAAGGCGTGAAGCTGTGAAAGGTAACGTGGAGATGCTTGTAGTCTCATTTCTGAACAGTGAAGTGATTGTGTATTTTGTCTCTAaccaacttccttttttttaagcatgtagagggagtttttatttctgtttacatctgtactgtttgcttttcaaattctCTCTTAATCTTTGGTTTATCTCTTCTTACCTACCAAATTCTGTTATCGCTTGGTCTTGgttgtttttgcatttttgtctAAATGCGGATAAACTGCTATCCCTTGTAATTTAATACCACTTTCTGCTACTGCTGAGCTATGCACGCTATCTAAGTCTGAGAGGCTTAGCCTATCATcatggatttttatttccttttcttccaggagttaattaaattattctttttttcccctcactggaGCTTAGTGTCACGGTGCTAACCTTCTGGCAAGGTTTTCCTCTGTAAGGTTCTAACAATTAATTATGTTGTAGTCACTGTAGTCAGTGGTTTAACTAGATTACTTTGTTATGACTTGCTCCTGGAAACTCATACAAATTTGACAGTCCCACTTTTACTGAAATATCAATTTTATCCTATTTGCTGTGCTACTGAGTTGGATGcttcaaactttttttctaaGTGCTAGGGCCTGATTCGAAATCTGGCACTAAATACAGCAAAGTTTTGTGAAATAGCTGGGTTTATCAGGAGGTATTAGCATTCAAGATCAGTCCTAGAGTCCATCTTCTAATCTGGTTTCTGCATGTGTTTTACCATTGTGAACTCTGCTATCACTTGACCAAAAATAACTACATAGTTTCTTTGAACTAGGTTGTTTTGACCGACAAACTAGTATTGTTTCCTGCAACAAAGTTCATTCATCCAGCTGATGGAGGAGTgcagtgtgaaaaggaaaaaaacaaaacttacaGAAAGAAGTTTGCTcgatttttttcaagcatttcatCTTATAGTATGAGGAATTAATGCAGAGATTGCCGTCTGTCTCCAGTTGGCAGTTGTTGGATAAGAATGACAGTGGGGATGGGAATGGATCAGTATCTGTGCAGATGACTTCAAAGGCGTGATGAGAACGTTTTCTGCCACAATTCACAGTCTCACTCTGTAAGATGGTCTGTTGCTCCTTCTCATGTTCTGCACCATATGAGGGTATAAACCGATGACTCAGCTTATCTTATTACTCCTTGCTATTTGTGATGAAGTTCAGTCAGTATAGCTTTGAAACAGTTTATTGAGCAACCATgctacctctttttttctgcccAAATAGGTACTCTCTAGGGCCAGATTTGAACTGGGTAAGTATGCCCTAGACCACCCTGTTGAGGAGTACGGATGAAAAACAGACATGGAGTCAAAATGTTACACAGTGAGGTATAAGAAGGTAGAGAAAAAACGATGCTGACAAGCTTCACCGTGattgggagagaagggaggaaagggtGGATGCTATAAGGCAGGCTATAAATATGCCTGAGGACCAGTTTGCAAAAGGCATAGAAGCAAATCCCCTGATGGCAAATCAGTAGGGCCAGGGTATGATCTCCATGCAAAAGAAACACTGGGAGGAGACAGTTTTCCCTTTATGGCCCTCGCTTTTGTGTTCACTGTGAAGGAACCTAGGGAGCGTCTTGCAGTGGAGCCCTTCATTATGGAGGATCCATCAAAATCAAAGAattggaaagaaacagaacaaattgAGAAGGTGAAAAATAACGAATTGCCAAACTGAGTGGCAGTGATAAAGTAGCAGATGGAATTCAGGATAGACAAATGTAAAGTGACTTACGTTGGGGAAAATTTTCCAAGGTAACAAGCTACCTAGACATACTTGAGCAGCACTGAGTCTGTCAAACTAAAATGCTCCTGCGGAATGCCCATGCTGCCTCACAGTAAGAACACCAGGGAGCGTAACGCAGAGGAATTGGATTTGTGCGTACGCTGGCTCATTAGTCCAGCCTCCACACTTGCCCTTTCGGGAACAAACTGCTTTCAGACAGAGGTGCCTCTGGTGTCTTTGTATTCTTCCACGAGAGAGAGAGCTCATGTAGTCTTCCAGACATAAGCTAGCCTTGGGTGTTTTCTGTGGCGTGTCGTTTTGCCACATTGTCCTCTAGACTCCCAAGTTCTCAGGGATACCCTACGTGGGCACCTGGACTGCCACCATCTTAGCTAGTGGGGGAGCTGCCAGGTTACCAAGCTGTCGTGCCATCTAAGATGGTAACGAAGAGCTGACTGTACCTATCcataagacagaaataaaatcttaGGTTTAAGTTACCCTTAAGATAACCTTAATTTATCTGAATAACACTACCTTTGttgttttttacatttatgaTACATTTCCAGCACCTACAGACCCTATTCATTCTTCTTAAAGACAGCATCCTCTGACCATACTCATCTCTATACAGCTAACTCTCATTACAGTTTAAAACATTGTTAATCACATTTTGGTCCACACCAAAGACAATTCAGTTCCTGTCTTTCTGTATCTCCAGATGTAAGCACACAAATGAATAATTAGAAACCAAATCCAGTGGTTACTGGCTCACTGTCAGTCCATGTCTTGTTGGTACTGGTTACAGTTCATAAcccttcagggctttttttttaaattaacagccCTCTAGctcttaagaattatttttattttttgaaagaccAGTACAAAGTCAGTAAAAATGAATCGGGTCTCTGGATTCTCGCCGTGTACCTCTTGGTTAAAGTGCTGTCCCTGCATCCTTTTGATCTAACCTCATGCAGGTGATGAGCCGCATGCAGTAGAAAAGTGCAGTGGGCACAAAACTGTGTCCCAAAAGAATCATAGTTAGAGCTGACTAAGAAACTTGGCCTTCACTGAAATGCAGTAGATGATGCATGCAGAATTTAG
The genomic region above belongs to Mycteria americana isolate JAX WOST 10 ecotype Jacksonville Zoo and Gardens chromosome 1, USCA_MyAme_1.0, whole genome shotgun sequence and contains:
- the PAWR gene encoding PRKC apoptosis WT1 regulator protein isoform X3 → MATGGYRSAGGSTTDFLEEWKAKREKMRAKQAPPAPGAAAGGEARPAGGASAAELNNNLPPGGPAVPPDRAAPPAGGAVNCVSLSSAALGRAAPAKEPPPALAAGRGAEPAAKPPPAAAPGSPEGEEKLAAKGKSSGPSARKGKGQIEKRKLREKRRSTGVVNIPAAESVDEYEDDEAGQKERKKEDAITQQNTIQNESSSADTPGSYLLQDSSRMVSSRYKSTANAPEDDAPNRYSRTDRTTYSRYSRDANSSGTSVPSNTLEKRIEELERELAKERQENARLMKMTQDKEELIGKLKEEIDLLNRDLDDIEDENEQLKQENKTLLKVVGQLTR